In Rhodoligotrophos defluvii, a genomic segment contains:
- a CDS encoding acyl-CoA dehydrogenase family protein — MLFAPKTDLETHVVSNQPPELSDRNLFTTDPVFRAAALREGGDWLEQPLSTLGEEVGSEEVMSWGVAANRHPPELRAFDRFGRRIDEMSFHPAYHALMQLAMAHRIHDIAWTANRPGGHVAHLALLALFTQAEAGVMCPVNMTYASVPALRRQPDVTAEWTEKLLGGSYDPPLRPIAEKSGITIGMAMTEKQGGSDVRANETRAYPIEARRRAFSLYGHKWFCSAPMSDGFLTLAQTDAGLSCFLVPRITPDGERNGIQLMRLKDKLGNRSNASAEIEYHEAYAELLGEEGQGIKVIIDMVHHTRLGTIGSTLGIMRMALAQAIHHVEHRRAFQKRLIDQPAMRAVIADLALDYEAAVALAMRVARSFDATDEEGRAFSRLSVALAKFWLTKRAPNFVYECMECLGGAGYIEEGPMPRLYREAPVNAIWEGSGNVIALDILRTLAREPVARVAYLEEVEQARGGNTRLDGAIDELVNGLSRASSEEGQARATAEQMAVVLEASLLMRHAPSAIADSFCAARLGADRHLCYGAGGQAVAVDAIIARHAV, encoded by the coding sequence ATGCTGTTCGCGCCGAAGACCGATCTCGAAACCCATGTGGTGTCGAACCAGCCGCCGGAGCTTTCCGACCGCAACCTGTTCACCACGGATCCGGTATTCCGGGCGGCAGCCCTGCGGGAAGGAGGCGACTGGCTGGAGCAGCCCTTGTCGACACTCGGCGAGGAGGTCGGCTCCGAAGAGGTGATGAGCTGGGGGGTGGCTGCGAACCGGCACCCGCCCGAGCTGCGCGCCTTCGATCGTTTCGGGCGGCGCATCGACGAGATGAGCTTCCATCCCGCCTATCACGCGCTCATGCAGCTCGCCATGGCGCACCGGATCCACGACATCGCCTGGACCGCGAACCGCCCGGGCGGGCATGTGGCGCATCTGGCCCTCCTTGCCCTGTTCACCCAGGCCGAGGCCGGCGTCATGTGTCCCGTCAACATGACCTATGCCAGCGTGCCGGCCCTGCGGCGGCAGCCGGATGTGACGGCGGAGTGGACGGAGAAGCTGCTGGGCGGCAGCTACGACCCGCCCCTGCGCCCGATTGCCGAGAAGAGCGGCATCACCATCGGCATGGCCATGACCGAGAAGCAGGGTGGCAGCGACGTACGGGCGAACGAGACGCGCGCCTATCCGATCGAGGCCCGCCGTCGCGCTTTCTCCCTTTACGGCCACAAATGGTTCTGCTCGGCCCCCATGAGCGACGGCTTCCTCACGCTCGCCCAGACCGATGCGGGATTGAGCTGCTTCCTCGTGCCGCGCATCACGCCCGACGGCGAGCGCAATGGCATCCAGCTCATGCGGCTCAAGGACAAGCTCGGCAACCGCTCCAATGCCTCCGCCGAGATCGAATATCACGAGGCCTATGCCGAGCTGCTGGGCGAAGAGGGCCAGGGCATCAAGGTGATCATCGATATGGTGCACCACACGCGCCTGGGCACCATCGGCAGCACCCTTGGTATCATGCGCATGGCACTGGCCCAGGCGATCCACCATGTGGAGCACCGCCGCGCCTTCCAAAAGCGCTTGATCGACCAGCCTGCCATGCGCGCTGTGATCGCCGATCTCGCCCTGGATTACGAGGCGGCGGTGGCGCTGGCGATGCGCGTAGCGCGCAGCTTCGATGCGACCGATGAGGAAGGCCGCGCCTTTTCCCGGCTGTCGGTGGCCCTGGCCAAGTTCTGGCTGACCAAGCGCGCCCCCAACTTCGTCTATGAATGCATGGAGTGCCTGGGCGGGGCCGGCTATATCGAGGAAGGACCTATGCCCCGGCTCTACAGGGAAGCCCCGGTGAATGCCATCTGGGAGGGCTCGGGCAACGTCATCGCCCTCGACATCCTGCGCACCCTCGCGCGCGAGCCCGTCGCCCGCGTGGCCTATCTGGAAGAGGTGGAGCAAGCGCGCGGCGGTAACACCCGGCTGGACGGGGCGATCGACGAACTCGTGAACGGCCTATCGCGGGCAAGCTCGGAAGAGGGGCAAGCCCGGGCAACCGCCGAGCAGATGGCGGTGGTACTCGAGGCATCGCTCCTGATGCGCCATGCGCCTTCAGCCATTGCCGACAGTTTCTGCGCCGCGCGCCTCGGCGCCGACCGCCACCTCTGCTACGGCGCCGGCGGGCAGGCCGTGGCGGTTGATGCGATCATCGCACGTCACGCGGTCTGA